DNA from Salvelinus sp. IW2-2015 unplaced genomic scaffold, ASM291031v2 Un_scaffold2976, whole genome shotgun sequence:
TACCTGTGCATTGATATCGGCACCAAGCTGAACTAGACTCTCCACCATGGAGAGGTATCCGTTAATGGAGGCGAGGTGGAGGCAGTTGTGTCCGCTGTAGTTGGGGAAGGTGAGGATGGAGCGGAGGTGGCGGGGGCAGTTCTGGGTGATCACACTGAAGGAGGTGAGAGAGCCCTTCTTACAGGCGATGTGGAGGGCGGTGTTCCCACTGTCGTCTGCTATCCGTGGGTCACACCCAGCCTTTAGGAGCCTCTCTACCAGWTGGGGTTGTTCTGTGATCACTGCCAGATGGAGCGCCGTCTGAGAGAAGAATAAGAAGGTGGTAAGCTATTGATTTCAGGTGTAAATACCACCATTTAGATGGCTTGTTTATAACTATGTAAGTGTAGTGATGTTTTACCACCTGTTTCAATAAGACTGTGTTTTATCAACCAATTAATTTTGCTTTAATTAACCCATTAAGTTTGTGTTTTAATTGTTCTATTTTTGTAATCTTCAATTAGTCAATTATACAAAAATKAATTGGTTATCTTTAATTACCTGTCTCTGATTGTTCTGTGCATCCAGGAATAGATCATCATTGTGTGACAGTTTGATCATGTGCTCAGCATGTTCTGTGGCTTCATGAATAATGGCCAGGTGGAGAAACCTATGTGGAAGAGGGGTAAAAGAAAGAGTTAAAAACGGCTTTGCTTCAAATACGCACGTCTGAGaggaagtggttgaaaaaaaaagaacaaagcRCGAGCACTAGAGCGTTGCGCAAGaatggattttttgggggttatTTCCACCAGTTGCGGCTTGACACATCTGATACATTATCAGTTCCTGGCAACTCGCCAGGGACTTTCCTAACTGCGCATAGCTGATTTTAGCGCCGCCAAGGGGCAGCTCTGAGCCAAAGTACACACTCAGCGGACAGCGGAGTCCAAAAGTCATTTTTTTAACTTGCAAATGCTGACTATCAGCTGATTAATTTGACACAACTTGATTACAGGAGCATATCTGTGCGTTTTAAAAGTGACTTAGTCCTACAATGCAAATTAAGAAAAGCTCATTGAAATAGTATAATTATAATCCAAAACAATACAGCACTTTATGCAAAATCATATGCATTCATAAAACATACCGATGCAACATTACCCAAAGATAAAAGTGAACTTACGTGTCTCTGTCCTCGGTCACTGTTTTCCTCCAGGGTTCATTACTGCAGGAGTTTGACATGACTTCGACGGGGGCCACTCTCAAGTCCTCCAGCTCCTTCACAAGGTTACCATATTCATCGTCTTTTAGCGAATCCAGACCGCTATCAAAACGGTCTTCTTGGCTAGGTATCATTTTGCCATGTTTCGATACCCGTTCATCGACGTTATAATCCATTTGGTTGTCGTTTGAAACTCTATAAACATCCATATTGaatagactgactgactgactgactgacaagtCCACTCACTACTCTGTTCCCTTTCAAGTCTGGAATGGAGTGCGTGTTGAAGGGAGGCGCCAGTGGCTTAAATATTCTAGCTGGGAGGAGACAAAGAATGGGGGATTTCCACGTTGAGTTATCTCGACACAACTAGGGAAACTCATAGACCGGGCTTTTATGAGAAAAATTCCCTCGAATGAGCCCCGTACTCACGAGTAAGAATGAAAACTTGTAGTTTCCTATTAGACGTACCTGTGATGCAGACATAAATACGTTCAATGAATGAGATAGAAGATGAATGAGAGACAGACATTAGAGGTGCCTTTGACTGGTTCTTGAAGAATTCCCTTTTCACTTGGGGAATAAATGTGTCATAACAAGTTATATGAGGGGCATAACTGTTCTGCACCTTTTGACTGTAATGCCACCATCAGGTAACTGTGCAGAACCAGTGTTAAAAGGAATGTCAATTGAAGGTCAACCACAGTGTGAAATAATGAATTGGTTTATTATTAGGCCTGCCATATTTGTTATTATTGTGCTATTACACTTCTGCACCTCACCTGGTCTCATATATGAACAACTACATGGATAAAATGCATCTCTGCRAGCATAAACGGATAAGAAATTGCCAATTTAATATCTATAGGTGGCCAGGTTTTATACAGGTTGGGATACCATTGTTTGAGGGATGTTTGCAGCCTTCATGTCGGAAAACAGAACAAAAGCCCAGTATGGGGAAACAAAACCAAAAGATATCTTGCTGTTGCATGGTTCACAGGTGAATCAGATGGAGCTGGGACATTCAGGTGATTCCACAGGGACTCTCTGATTGCAGAATAATACCACAGGGTATGTtacagaggtggaaaaagttacACTTTCCAAATGGAGACAACCCCACTATGAAACGGACACTGCTGCGTGTTCCCCCATGGGATATAGATATAGCCTACTGGACAAACCATTAATGTGCTGCACATACCTAATGTAACATTTACATGgtgttttggtattttattaggatccccattagctgttgtgaaagcagcagctactctttctggggttcatacaaaaaaaataaccatgacataatacagaacattaatagacaagaacaactcaaggacagaactacatactgtacatttaaaaacgtcacacatagcctacatatcaatacatacacacaaaatatctaagtcaaataggggagaggcgttgtgccgtgaggtgttacTTTCTCWgttttttttaaaccaggtttgctgttcatttgagcaataagagatggaagggagttccatgcaataatggctctatataatactgtacactttctggAATTTGTTCTGGAGTTGAGGagtgtgaaaagacccctggtggcatgtcggtggggcaagtgtgtgtgtcagagctgtgtgctgtgtgtaactattttgaattttcaacacattaatatttcttataaaaagaagaagggaTGCAGTCagcctctcctcaactcttagccaagagagactggcatgcatagtatttatattagccctctgattacaatgaagagcaagacgtgacGCTCTGTTCARGGCCAGCTGCARcttaactaggtctttctttgcagcacttgaccacatgactggacaataatcaagattagacaaaactagagcctgcaggacttgctttttggagtgtggtgtcaaaaaagcagagcaatAAAAGGGTTTCTCCAACTTTGTTGGCTTTACCTTGCGTGACAACAAGTATAACTGTCTACCTGGGCTAGCCTCACCCTAGCTGACAAGTGAACTGAAAACTCCCTGTTTGCACAGGGAAGGACGCTTTTAACAACATAGCAACCGTAACCACAAGCAGTAAGCATTCACACCTCTGTGGGGCGATACTGGGCGCTACTgtacacaaacacttacacacaccttCCTAAAAAGGACAAGCCAGATGACATATAAAGGATTACAGTGTGAGTGTATGCGTCACACCACCAGGAGTCATGGCAACAGGCAGATACACTCTTCTATCTGTGGGATTGTGATTGGTCTGCTGTGAATTCCACACATTCTTTCATCTCTGCCAAGTAAAGTATCACAATACTGAGTCTAGGTTGGGAACATTATGTGCTTTTTCTGAAGGGGAGTAACCCATGCTTCCTGATGTTATCATGTCTGTTGATGGTGAGATTTTTTCAAGGGAAATGCCTATTMATTTGTAAATAGGAAGTTCCTACTYATTTGTTGTAGTAAAATGCAACATCCTTCCTTTGACCACTTTGTTCTGTGTTTACTGTGGTTTTCATGCACACCATTTCTATCCCCAATCTCTCTCTAGATTTCCCTCTATTGGGTTGCAGTTGTAACAGCTACTTCAATAATTTACAATTACACAAGCCAAATCATTGTTCAAGRCACCACGTACACTTGTTTGCAAAGTTAGTCCCCTTATGATGTTTCCACTGATCtaattattttaacatttagtTTTAYTCCAACTTTTAACTTTACTTCAACTATCTATTTATGGGACATGATAACATCTTATATTCAGCTGATTGTGTAGTTTCAGTTTTATTCATTGTTACATAAGTCACATTAGTTTTCCCAGCATATGTTGAATTACTGCCTCATTTTGTAGTTCCTTCTTATTAACTTTGTCCAGTAATTTCCTGTCTGTTTTCCAATAACACTGCAAGGCAAGGTCCCCTTTGTAGGAACAATTAGATATTCCAGTCTAAAAATAGAATGATCACACTGCATTCTATCACTGATATGAAACTTCTCCTACTCTTTCATAGGATATGTCAGTGGTCAGTTGCRTGTGTGTTATAATACCACACAGATTGATTCAGGTGATAATAATGCCTTCCACTTTCTATTGMAGGAGCTTAATGTTTTATGAGTGTGTGGTCAATATGAGAATGGGAGGGCATTTTAATATGGCAATGACATGGCATCATTTATGTTCCACTGTCTAAGCAGTATTAAATAGTCAACCTTTCTGCTCCTGAATCGACATGTCTGAAATGACTCACATCTGACTCATTCTATGGCCACCATGTCCAAGGGACTTCACCTTTCCCCTAtccacacacatatatatgtacAACGTAAATTGGACTGAGTA
Protein-coding regions in this window:
- the LOC112075088 gene encoding NF-kappa-B inhibitor alpha — translated: MDVYRVSNDNQMDYNVDERVSKHGKMIPSQEDRFDSGLDSLKDDEYGNLVKELEDLRVAPVEVMSNSCSNEPWRKTVTEDRDTFLHLAIIHEATEHAEHMIKLSHNDDLFLDAQNNQRQTALHLAVITEQPXLVERLLKAGCDPRIADDSGNTALHIACKKGSLTSFSVITQNCPRHLRSILTFPNYSGHNCLHLASINGYLSMVESLVQLGADINAQEHCSGRTALHLAVDLQNXSLVHRLLSMGADVNSVTYGGYTPFHLTYGRQNAEIRHQLYEKTAQELRELPESESEESEEECLSGDEQMYDDITFGQN